A window of Xenopus laevis strain J_2021 chromosome 1L, Xenopus_laevis_v10.1, whole genome shotgun sequence genomic DNA:
TAAGGTGGActttgccattcatttagactgctgtgctatttgcagcccatccagttctttcaactcagtaagggggccccccatcggtacacaactgtttcaggacttaggtgtgcacaccggGGTTTGACgggtcttacaggggttgtctttgttaaattgtcatatttcctacagtgttagcagaatactaattgccatattattgttttatttctaaccaatcatctcttacagctgcagctgtttaataaagtcaggttgtgcctgttgcactgccatcttgtgtgcctggttactggggccttggggtgtcacctggttaagaaaagcagactcatatagactactgccaacacctacgggtgcgctacactTGATCAGATCAATGTAGCGGGTGGTCCCCCCAGCTCCTCGGGTTCTCAATTTGATCACAATAGGGTCTAGTGGCTGAGCCCCTTGGAGGATTTGCTTCACTCTCACTTGATCCACTTCTTTAGAGTCTATGCCTTTCTTTAGTAAGATTTGGTGAATAATCTTATCAAGGCGTCGGATGTAATTAGATAATTTCTCTCCCTCCCACTGGTAAGTGTGCTTCAACTGGTAGTGGAGATCCTCTACATCCTCAACTCTGCCAAACACTGTTTGAAGGGCAGCAAGGTAATCATATGTCGTGCAATCTTGCTGACTCAGCTTTAAATTCCTCACTGCTTCAGATGCAGCACCTCTTAGACACTCTGCTATTTGCTGCTTCTTTTGTGCCTCTGGTATGTCCCACTCATCAAGGGCCTGTAATGCCTGATCCATCCAGACTTCATATTCCTCTTCACCCATGGGCAATGGTTGTACCCCTGAGAAGATCTTCAGTTTTCGGTAGCCTGCACCAATATGGGCACCATAACCCTGATTACACTTAGCCATGAATTCTCCCATGGCTGTAAAGAACTCGGGCCCAATCATAGCCACAGGTGATGGGGCAGGTGGCACTTCCAGTGCAGCAGGACTCTCCACAGCTCGGTACTCAGTGTGGGCAAGTTTAGGTCGCACAATCTGAGCTTTGTTACCTTCATCACCCACCTCAACTGTGTCAGTTACAACAAGAGAAGTGACTCGGCAATCCCACTGTAGTAACACCTGGAGATGCCCCATGTGCTCCTCTCTTTGCAGCTTTACAATGCAGCATCTGTTCTGTGGTGCTAGGCGGTCTAACAGTCTGTAGATCTGCTCTGATGAGAATTTTGTGACAGGCAAAAGTAAAGCAGTACAATGGGAAGGATCCACACCCGCTACCTTGCACCATTTAGTAACATCACTTGGCTCCATCTTGCTGGTTAGAGGGAGACTGGGCGTAGAAAGCTagtaatcccggacgagcccccaagtgtagcgcacccgtaggtgttggcagtagtctatatgagtctgcttttcttaaccaggtgacaccccaaggccccagtaaccaggcacacaagatggcagtgcaacaggcacaacctgactttattaaacagctgcagctgtaagagatgattggttagaaataaaacaataatatggcaattagtattctgctaacactgtaggaaatatgacaatttaacaaagacaacccctgtaagacccGTCAAACCccggtgtgcacacctaagtcctgaaacagttgggtaccgatggggggcccccttactgagttgaaagaactggatgggctgcaaatagcacagcagtctaaatgaatggcaaattccaccttaggttgctgctgaactgtgcaactgaattatctccctggatgtaaccacaataaaagaactggtgatgtgtcccttggtaagggtatagatggtgcaatgctgtcagctctccttgcacaatatgtctcagcctccaatggactagcaggataatgtctgttttataactcccaaagttccttaaactggtagcacaaagggttaataacttacagttgacaaggaaccttgcttctctccacactgtggctttctccttatcaagatggctgactgttgtactcctggatcacaatggtgctgacaacaaaacttcctccagggaacagcagcaaacagcttcaagcaggctgcacactagtgttctccccttgcaggttaatagcagtctctctctttggctggtcactcagcaggctggaacacaaacccagtctctagatctctcagcacatctctccatgctggctggtctcTCCTCCTCCTGTTCCAGGCCCTGGTTCCACTTctgttcctggctgagagggcagggcacagactgtctcctttatcattggctggagaaaatcccttccttcctgcagtctgaagcattaactagttcctctgtactgtagtggaaggcacgggggggactacattacccagcagtcttacaggtgcAAATATTAAGTGTGCTACACCAGCTTCAAATGTCAGTTCACTACCAAGTGCAACGGTGAATCCGTGTTCATGGCTAAATTCGCTCACTTCCTTTATGGTTCTACTGAATCTGCCAACATTACAcacaacatatacatataaactcAACTGTGGGAGAAATGATCTTCAGTGTAATAAAACATTCCTTATCAAATCAGTCGGGGTTTCTTATAATTCCAGGGGAAGAGAAGCCGTGAATAATAATCCCTCCAGTAAGGAGAGAAGGGGACAATTTATCTGTTTAATAGACTAATATAATGAAGCAAAATGATTAAtctcaaagaaaaaggaaacttttaaaaatgtataaatatgattATCCCATTCTCCCTTTTGCCTTGATGATATATTTGAgctaatagtaataaaaaatatataaaaaaaactgtaatgcaaATGCAGGTTTAAGAGAGTTAACGTGCTGAAATGGTAATGATAATGAAAACACGATTTATAGTTTATTCTATTAGATTACCATGAGACAAAACTGTCAATTATCTAATGCTCGGGCCTTTGGGTACTAAAATGATTGTTTACATGGTTTCTGCATTTGAATTTCTTGGCTTCAtgcggattttttttttccctgatcaggtttaacattttttgaaattccaggacctattttgattcccagtccaatCCGGGAATTTTTAATTCtgaaggatacatgtactgttagtataaatgaattttgtccaagtagtcaaggaagttggcAGGAGTAAGAGGCTGCTTTaatgttcttctgattaggaaaataattagaaacctttctcaaatctttgctaagcagaaaaaaatatttttttaaatatgtaaataataaaaaaattaagcaggaaggggtgggaagTTGGTtcatgagaacagagaaaaatctGAGATTCTGAACTGGTTATTTTtcctctgtctacacaaatgaggaagcAACTAATGAAGGTTTCCAATTTAATAGTCCCGATTCTAGTAATACAAATAatgagcttgtttatataaacaattgtagaatttctgaagcaaacacatcagttttagcagtgcagcacaacagtatgttatattttcaaatactttcttttttggtgttactgttactttaagagggatataaatgagctggagagagtgcagagactaagtgcaattaaactggttagagggagggaagagttaaattatgaggggagactgacaaggttggggttgttttctctggaaaaaaggcgcttgtgaggggacatgattagactttacaagtacattagaggacattatagacaaatagcaggggacctttttacccataaagagaatcacgtaccagaggcctccccttcagactagaggaaaagaagtttcatttaaaggaacagagtagggggttcatcacagtgaggacagtgaggttggggaatgcactgccgggtgatgattcagttaatgactataagagggacttggatgatttcttggacagacataatatcaaaggctattgtagtACTAAAATTattggtatatatcatttatatgatggtatggaggggtcagtgtgtgtgtgtgtatggatgttgggttttatttggagggttgaacttgatggacattggttttttttcaacccaacttaaaagAACAAAGAATTGATAATGTGctattgccctgcattggtaaaagttatgtgtttgcttcaaaaataatagtatcgtttatataaataggctgctatattaacatgggggcagccatttaagctgaaaaaggagaaaaggcacaggttacttagcagataacagattagctctgtaatagaatacaatggtgttctacagagtgcatctgttatcagGGCCGGATAGACTGGGACCTATTGTTGCCTTCCTTTCCCCCTTCATATGAGTCTTATCTTATTGGGTCCAGAGCAcagggattggtgcacaggattTGAAGAGCTTTGTCCGCAtgtctccagtgtttctgaacacaTTACGATGTGGTGGGGTGACATGCCGCCCCGAAAattctgcctccctaggcccgggcctttgtggccattCAACAAATCAGGGCctgtctgttatctgctatgtaacctgatgcattttttataaattatagtagtctttctaaagcaagcaTACTAATTTTACGTAAGTAATTTTAatcacttaaaaacactttcatttttttggtgttactgttccttgaacaATGTAAGTAACTGTGCAAGCTTACTAGTTACTAATAAAGGTGGATAATgcctatttattattttcagacTGTGCTATATATGCATTTTGTGGGTGCTGCCACAAATAGTAACAAGTTAAAGTACTTACGTAAATGCGCACTTTAATGGCGTGGTGCTTCTCCTGTTATCATAGTTTTGCCTCTCCACCACCTCGATGCTCTCGGAAAGGGTTTTGGCTTCATCAATCAGGAACTCAAACGCCAGGATATTTGTGATTGTTGTATCTCTGGAGAAGCTAAGGAATTTATATAGATTATAGTCATAACCCAAGTGTTTTGCCGTATCCATATATTTCATTTCCCTGTTGGTTGGAAGTGGCCCTCTGTATATGTTTCCTTTATTCTTCTCCACACACCACAGGTCTCCACCAGGGCTGAAACCTATGAAATGGGTAAGATTTTGCCAATCGCTTCCATCAACTATTGAACTTGCTTCATACCATTTATCAGAGATGTTGATTGGTGGGTGTCTTTTCCGAAGCTCGCCCGAGGAAGTCACTACATACAAGAAACCTTCTCCATCAAAAAAATAAGCATCAAAATTCCATCCACCCTCACTAATCCTTGTAGCTTGTTCATAACGCCAGGAGATATTATCATTACTTGGTGCCGGGCCCTTGTACAGATCTCCATCTTTTGTCACCGCATATAGATCCCCATTTGGGTGGAACAACACAGATTTAAATTGATTCCACGTGTTTTTTCCTACTCTCTTGGCCAAAGAAAACCAGTCCTGGCTCTGGTCTGATGGAATAGGCCCCATGTAAATCTCTGTGTCTTTAATGACATACAGATTCCCGTCTGGGTGAAAGGCAATGAGACTGGCATTGGGTAGTTTTCCCACAAAATCTGATCTGTCATAGAAGGAATCCATATAATCCTTTGGTGGTCTCCCAACTTTTACTGTAAAATTCTTAAAGACGGCAAATAAAATGATTaatgaaatttcaaaaaaaatttgatgagaTCCACTAGCCAGTAATTCTGATCAGGTTTTGTATTAGAGGGcttattcttcttttttctctctattaCGTGAATGCAAATAAATACGAGGCTTTCTATTGTAAAAGGGGTAAAAGGAAAGAAACCCCTTTGGACCGTGGATATTGCATATAATTATCTATTCAAATTAGCATATAGCATTATCATAATGGCTTAAGagcttgcaattttatttttattataaaattgcaAGCTCTTAAGCCATTATGATTATGGTATATGCTAATTTGAATAGATAATTATATGCAATATCCAAGGTCCAAAGGGGTTTCTTTCCTTTTACCCCCTTACCCCCTTctcctctttttttgttttatacattttagcagagtGTGGTcgtttttattaatacaaataatataataaagcaatagaagatGTGCATTTTTAACTGTAACAATCCAGACAACCAACAGGGGTCGCTGGAGACCTATTGTATATAAAGAAAATTTTCGATTCActttgtaagcctatgattaagggaaggtgttccggAAACGcataaggcctatgtatttccacagtgcccagcaataaaaagcctgttttttatcGGATGGTGTTTCTATTAATGTTACTTTAGTTCAGAATGGTTtcgcacagtgaacatatttggttctatttataaagctggatacgAGTGGTGGATTAATGGGCGggtttatcaaaagttgaatttcgaattcatgtgaatttttttcttacTTGAATAAATTTCGAATag
This region includes:
- the LOC108719437 gene encoding uncharacterized protein LOC108719437 — translated: MSREKGGREESRQGISKEYIHQLSGSHQIFFEISLIILFAVFKNFTVKVGRPPKDYMDSFYDRSDFVGKLPNASLIAFHPDGNLYVIKDTEIYMGPIPSDQSQDWFSLAKRVGKNTWNQFKSVLFHPNGDLYAVTKDGDLYKGPAPSNDNISWRYEQATRISEGGWNFDAYFFDGEGFLYVVTSSGELRKRHPPINISDKWYEASSIVDGSDWQNLTHFIGFSPGGDLWCVEKNKGNIYRGPLPTNREMKYMDTAKHLGYDYNLYKFLSFSRDTTITNILAFEFLIDEAKTLSESIEVVERQNYDNRRSTTPLKCAFTFSRTIKEVSEFSHEHGFTVALGSELTFEAVCYTGIPLISKAEIKAHLDVSTTHNWKWSTINEREVSFSATTNVEVQGGKAVRLEATVRKAEINIPYRAKVRTLFGYENMISGTFNGVSHYDLVVKQEDVTL